In a single window of the Pyrococcus sp. NA2 genome:
- a CDS encoding hydroxymethylglutaryl-CoA synthase gives MGKLLKPSRDVGIVGYGAYVPMYRIRNEEIGRVWGVSSFPIEEKAVPGLDEDAITIGIEAARNALRRAKIDPKEIRAIWFGSESKPYAVKPSSTVIAEAIGATPDLEAADFEFACKAGTEALQAAIGFVASGMAKYAMAIGADTAQGRPGDHLEFTAGAGGAAFIIGEKNSETVAYFEGSYSYVTDTPDFWRRQHEHYPRHGNRFTGEPAYFHHVITAAKTLMDELGLTPNDFDYAVFHQPNVKFPLTAAKMLGIPKEKVLPGLLAGKIGNTYSGATMVGIAAVLDIAKPGDRILWVSFGSGAGSDAFSIVVQDAIEEKRDLAPKVEDYVKRRKVIDYALYAKARGKYIL, from the coding sequence ATGGGCAAACTTCTGAAACCTTCCAGGGACGTGGGAATAGTAGGTTATGGAGCCTACGTGCCAATGTATAGAATAAGAAATGAGGAAATAGGAAGAGTATGGGGTGTTTCCAGTTTTCCAATTGAAGAAAAAGCTGTTCCTGGACTCGACGAGGATGCAATTACAATAGGCATAGAAGCTGCAAGGAATGCATTAAGGAGGGCAAAGATTGATCCAAAAGAGATAAGGGCAATATGGTTCGGAAGTGAGAGCAAACCTTATGCCGTTAAACCTTCCTCAACCGTGATAGCAGAAGCAATAGGAGCAACGCCAGATCTAGAAGCTGCAGACTTTGAATTCGCATGTAAAGCTGGAACAGAGGCATTACAAGCTGCAATAGGATTCGTAGCTTCAGGAATGGCAAAATATGCAATGGCAATAGGAGCCGATACAGCCCAGGGAAGACCTGGAGATCATTTAGAATTCACGGCCGGAGCTGGAGGGGCTGCATTCATAATTGGAGAGAAGAATTCAGAGACCGTTGCATACTTCGAGGGTAGCTACTCCTACGTTACCGATACCCCAGACTTCTGGAGGAGACAGCATGAACATTATCCAAGGCATGGAAACAGGTTTACTGGTGAACCTGCATATTTCCACCACGTGATAACAGCTGCAAAGACATTGATGGACGAGCTTGGTCTTACGCCGAATGATTTTGACTATGCCGTATTCCATCAGCCAAACGTGAAGTTTCCGTTAACAGCTGCTAAAATGTTGGGAATACCAAAGGAGAAAGTTCTTCCAGGGTTATTAGCAGGCAAGATTGGAAACACCTACAGCGGAGCAACGATGGTTGGAATTGCGGCTGTTCTCGACATAGCTAAACCTGGAGATAGAATACTTTGGGTAAGCTTTGGTTCAGGAGCTGGAAGCGACGCCTTCAGTATAGTAGTACAGGATGCAATTGAAGAAAAGAGAGATCTAGCTCCAAAAGTTGAAGATTACGTCAAGAGGAGAAAAGTCATTGATTATGCTCTTTACGCTAAAGCAAGAGGGAAGTACATCCTCTGA
- the porA gene encoding 2-ketoisovalerate ferredoxin oxidoreductase subunit alpha produces the protein MEKVAGSVEYKPIKKVVSGNYAAAYAALHARVQVVAAYPITPQTSIIEKIAEFIANGEADIQYIPVESEHSAMAACIGASATGARVFTATSAQGLALMHEMLHWAAGARLPIVMVDVNRAMAPPWSVWDDQTDSLAQRDTGWMQFYAENNQEVYDGVLMAFKVAETVNVPAMVVESAFILSHTYELVEMIPQELVDEFLPPRKPLYTLTDFDNPIAVGALATPADYYEFRYKLAKAHEEAKKVIKDVGREFGERFGRDYSEMIEKGYIDDADFVFMGMGSLMGTVKEAVELLRKEGYKVGYAKVRWFRPFPREEVVEIAESVKGIAVLDRNFSFGQEGILFTEAKGVLYNEGVRPIMKNYIVGLGGRDFTVKDAKIIAEDMKKIIESGKLDREIEWYHLKR, from the coding sequence ATGGAGAAAGTTGCTGGTAGCGTTGAATACAAACCTATTAAAAAGGTCGTTAGCGGTAATTACGCCGCAGCATACGCTGCACTTCATGCTAGAGTTCAGGTAGTTGCCGCTTATCCGATAACGCCACAGACGAGTATAATCGAGAAGATAGCTGAATTCATAGCCAATGGCGAGGCTGACATCCAGTATATACCCGTAGAAAGTGAACATTCGGCAATGGCTGCTTGTATAGGTGCAAGTGCAACGGGGGCTAGAGTTTTCACGGCAACCTCGGCCCAGGGATTAGCCCTGATGCACGAGATGCTCCACTGGGCAGCCGGAGCTAGGCTACCAATTGTCATGGTTGATGTAAACAGAGCAATGGCACCCCCCTGGAGCGTCTGGGATGATCAGACAGATAGCTTAGCACAGAGGGATACTGGCTGGATGCAATTTTACGCTGAAAACAACCAGGAAGTTTACGATGGAGTGCTAATGGCATTTAAGGTCGCTGAAACCGTTAACGTTCCAGCGATGGTAGTTGAGAGTGCCTTCATATTGAGTCACACCTACGAGTTAGTTGAAATGATCCCCCAGGAATTGGTTGATGAATTCCTACCTCCAAGGAAGCCCCTATATACTTTGACAGACTTTGACAATCCAATAGCCGTTGGAGCTCTCGCAACTCCAGCTGACTACTATGAGTTCAGGTACAAGCTTGCTAAAGCTCACGAAGAGGCTAAGAAGGTCATAAAAGACGTTGGTAGGGAATTCGGGGAGAGATTTGGAAGAGATTACAGTGAGATGATAGAGAAGGGATACATAGATGATGCAGATTTCGTCTTCATGGGCATGGGCTCACTTATGGGTACCGTAAAGGAGGCCGTTGAGTTACTTAGGAAAGAAGGTTACAAAGTTGGCTATGCAAAGGTAAGGTGGTTCAGACCCTTCCCGAGGGAAGAAGTAGTTGAGATAGCTGAGAGCGTCAAGGGAATAGCGGTTCTTGACAGAAACTTCTCGTTCGGACAGGAGGGAATATTATTTACAGAGGCAAAGGGAGTACTATACAATGAGGGAGTTAGACCAATAATGAAGAACTACATAGTTGGACTTGGTGGAAGGGACTTCACGGTCAAGGATGCTAAGATAATAGCCGAGGACATGAAGAAGATTATTGAAAGTGGAAAATTGGATAGGGAAATTGAGTGGTATCACCTTAAGAGGTGA
- a CDS encoding DNA polymerase sliding clamp: MPFEIVFEGAKEFAQLIETASRLIDEAAFKVTSEGISMRAMDPSRVVLIDLNLPSSIFSKYEVEGEETIGVNMDHLKKVLKRGKAKDTLILRKGEENFLEISLQGTATRTFRLPLIDVEEIEVELPDLPYTAKVVVLGEVLKEAVKDASLVSDSLKFIAKENEFIMKAEGETQEVEVRLTLEDEGLLDMEVQEETKSAYGVSYLADMVKGIGKADEVTMRFGNEMPMQMEYYIRDEGRLTFLLAPRVEE; the protein is encoded by the coding sequence ATGCCATTTGAGATAGTATTTGAGGGAGCAAAGGAGTTTGCTCAGTTAATCGAGACGGCAAGTAGACTTATCGATGAAGCTGCATTCAAGGTGACATCAGAAGGAATAAGTATGAGGGCAATGGATCCTAGTAGGGTCGTCCTGATAGATCTCAACCTTCCATCAAGTATCTTCAGCAAGTACGAGGTTGAAGGGGAGGAGACTATTGGAGTCAATATGGACCACCTCAAAAAAGTACTCAAGAGAGGAAAGGCCAAAGATACACTGATACTCAGAAAGGGAGAGGAAAACTTCCTTGAAATAAGCTTGCAGGGAACTGCAACTAGAACCTTTAGACTTCCCTTAATAGATGTCGAGGAGATTGAGGTAGAATTACCTGACTTGCCTTACACTGCAAAGGTCGTTGTGCTTGGAGAAGTGCTGAAAGAAGCTGTGAAAGATGCTTCTCTCGTCAGTGACTCTTTGAAATTCATAGCTAAAGAGAACGAGTTCATAATGAAGGCTGAAGGTGAAACCCAAGAAGTAGAAGTCAGGCTAACTCTGGAAGATGAGGGCTTACTCGACATGGAAGTCCAGGAGGAAACCAAGAGCGCATATGGAGTTAGCTATCTTGCAGATATGGTAAAGGGGATTGGCAAGGCAGACGAAGTGACAATGAGATTCGGGAACGAGATGCCAATGCAAATGGAGTATTACATTAGAGACGAAGGTAGGCTAACATTCCTACTGGCTCCAAGAGTTGAAGAGTGA
- a CDS encoding 3-methyl-2-oxobutanoate dehydrogenase subunit delta: protein MNTLFGKMKEEAKVISPKSVDEYPEAPVSLGTTLINFTGDWRTFMPVIDESKCVKCYICWKFCPEPAIYIKEDGFVAIDYDYCKGCGICANECPTKAITMVREEK from the coding sequence GTGAATACACTATTTGGGAAGATGAAAGAGGAAGCAAAAGTAATATCTCCAAAATCAGTTGATGAATATCCTGAGGCTCCTGTAAGCTTAGGGACAACTCTCATTAATTTTACAGGTGATTGGAGAACATTTATGCCAGTTATAGATGAATCCAAGTGTGTAAAATGTTATATCTGCTGGAAATTCTGTCCTGAGCCTGCTATATATATAAAGGAGGATGGATTTGTTGCAATAGATTACGACTATTGTAAAGGTTGTGGAATCTGTGCAAATGAGTGCCCAACTAAGGCAATAACGATGGTTAGGGAAGAGAAGTGA
- a CDS encoding cob(I)yrinic acid a,c-diamide adenosyltransferase, whose protein sequence is MRVTTKVGDKGSTRLFKGDEVWKDSPIIEANGTLDELTSFLGEVRHYVKDDIREIIDKIQLDIYKIMGHLGSKGEIEGIKDEDIEWLENMIKEYEGKIELRSFILPGGTVESAKLDICRTIARRAERKIATLVREFGLGRKALIYLNRLSDLLYLLARDIEIREGKVREAKL, encoded by the coding sequence ATGAGAGTCACGACGAAGGTTGGAGATAAGGGATCAACGAGACTCTTTAAGGGTGATGAGGTTTGGAAAGATTCCCCAATAATAGAGGCCAATGGAACCCTAGATGAGTTGACGAGTTTCCTTGGAGAGGTCAGACACTACGTAAAAGATGACATCAGGGAGATAATAGACAAGATACAGCTCGACATTTACAAGATCATGGGACATCTCGGAAGTAAGGGAGAAATCGAAGGGATTAAAGATGAAGACATAGAGTGGCTCGAAAATATGATCAAAGAATATGAAGGAAAGATTGAACTTAGATCCTTTATTTTACCTGGAGGAACTGTAGAGAGTGCAAAACTAGATATCTGTAGAACGATAGCAAGGAGAGCTGAAAGAAAGATTGCAACTCTTGTCAGAGAGTTCGGACTTGGAAGAAAGGCCCTAATATACCTAAACAGGTTGAGTGACCTCTTGTACTTACTCGCAAGGGACATCGAGATTAGGGAAGGTAAAGTAAGGGAGGCCAAGCTATGA
- a CDS encoding lysine exporter LysO family protein, translated as MFTIIVLIALTIGFILGKLNINPGNSYEIALYALIFVIGLDLGLNAKISDIKRTFSTRVLMLPFATLLGSIIGGAIASILAGISMKWALAISAGVGWYSLTGAVLAQFSPLYGVIGFLANFLREVLTVITYPILSERIGKEVAISIGGATTMDSTLPIIAKVGGKEVSVIAFIHGFVLTLIVPVIVPMIASLEG; from the coding sequence ATGTTCACGATAATAGTCCTCATAGCATTAACAATTGGATTCATTCTCGGAAAGCTCAACATCAATCCAGGGAATTCTTATGAAATAGCTCTATATGCTCTGATATTTGTGATTGGCCTAGATTTAGGGCTAAACGCAAAAATTAGTGACATTAAGAGAACATTTTCTACAAGGGTATTGATGCTCCCGTTTGCAACACTATTAGGTTCCATAATTGGAGGTGCAATTGCCAGCATACTTGCAGGGATATCCATGAAGTGGGCCCTCGCAATCAGTGCAGGCGTCGGATGGTACTCCCTAACAGGAGCAGTACTAGCTCAATTTTCTCCACTGTATGGGGTCATTGGATTCTTAGCGAACTTTCTACGTGAAGTACTGACCGTCATAACATATCCAATTTTAAGTGAAAGAATTGGAAAGGAAGTCGCAATATCGATAGGGGGAGCTACAACCATGGATTCAACACTTCCAATAATAGCGAAAGTTGGGGGAAAGGAAGTTAGCGTAATAGCCTTCATCCATGGATTCGTATTAACCCTTATTGTTCCTGTTATAGTACCGATGATAGCATCATTGGAGGGATAA
- a CDS encoding transcription factor S produces MVKFCPKCGSIMVPDKKRGVFVCRRCGYEEPINPEDAKAYKRTEEVKHRPDEGVIVVEQDFSTLPTAKVTCPKCGYHEAWYWELQTRAGDEPSTIFFKCKRCGYVWRSYE; encoded by the coding sequence ATGGTAAAGTTTTGTCCCAAATGTGGCAGTATCATGGTTCCCGACAAGAAGAGGGGTGTTTTCGTTTGTAGGCGGTGTGGTTATGAGGAACCAATAAATCCTGAGGATGCTAAGGCATACAAGAGGACTGAGGAAGTTAAACACAGGCCTGACGAGGGGGTTATCGTTGTTGAGCAAGATTTCTCTACATTACCAACGGCAAAAGTAACATGTCCAAAGTGTGGCTATCATGAGGCATGGTACTGGGAGTTACAGACAAGGGCAGGAGACGAACCAAGTACAATATTCTTTAAGTGTAAAAGGTGTGGTTACGTATGGAGGAGTTACGAATAG
- a CDS encoding LysO family transporter gives MNIIIPLILGILIGYLLRGKVKVNTESLMSASVVLLVLLMGMKAGSVEIRAIEVLKSSLVITIMTIAGSLILAKITWRD, from the coding sequence TTGAACATTATAATCCCTCTCATCCTGGGGATCTTGATTGGATATCTGCTTAGGGGAAAAGTTAAGGTAAACACGGAATCACTTATGTCAGCATCTGTGGTACTTCTAGTCTTACTAATGGGTATGAAAGCGGGAAGCGTTGAAATCAGGGCAATTGAAGTTCTAAAATCCTCACTTGTCATTACGATAATGACGATAGCAGGTAGCCTAATCCTTGCAAAAATTACATGGAGGGACTGA
- a CDS encoding aspartate racemase: MRVIGILGGMGPLATADLFRRIVEKTPAEKDQDHPKIIIFNNPQIPDRTAYILGKGEDPRPQLIWTAKKLEECGADFIVMPCNTAHAFIEDIRKSVKIPVISMIEETAKRVKDEGCKKVGLIATTGTIVSKVYHNELNKLGIEVLTPSEHEQDEVMKGIYQGVKAGNLELGRKILLGIAKKLEERGADCIIAGCTEVSVVINQEDLKAKLIDPMDIIAEVAVKLALEE, encoded by the coding sequence ATGAGGGTAATTGGAATTCTCGGTGGAATGGGGCCTTTAGCAACTGCTGATCTATTCAGGAGGATAGTAGAGAAAACTCCAGCAGAGAAGGATCAAGATCATCCAAAGATTATAATTTTTAATAACCCCCAGATTCCAGATAGAACGGCTTACATACTTGGAAAGGGGGAAGATCCAAGACCTCAATTGATCTGGACAGCTAAGAAACTCGAAGAATGTGGAGCAGACTTTATAGTAATGCCCTGCAACACTGCCCATGCCTTTATTGAAGACATAAGAAAGAGCGTGAAAATACCAGTTATTAGCATGATCGAAGAGACAGCTAAGAGAGTTAAAGACGAGGGATGCAAGAAAGTTGGATTGATAGCAACAACTGGAACAATAGTTAGCAAGGTTTATCACAACGAGCTTAATAAACTTGGAATAGAAGTACTAACACCAAGTGAGCATGAACAAGATGAAGTTATGAAAGGAATTTATCAAGGTGTTAAAGCTGGTAACTTGGAGCTTGGAAGGAAGATTCTTCTTGGAATTGCTAAGAAGCTTGAAGAAAGAGGAGCTGATTGTATTATAGCAGGTTGTACTGAGGTTAGTGTCGTTATAAACCAGGAAGACCTTAAAGCAAAATTAATAGACCCCATGGATATCATCGCTGAAGTTGCAGTAAAACTTGCCTTAGAAGAATAA
- a CDS encoding pyruvate/ketoisovalerate ferredoxin oxidoreductase subunit gamma: MIEVRFHGRGGQGAVTAANILAEAAFLEGKYVQAFPFFGVERRGAPVTAFTRIDEKPIRIKTQIYEPDVVVVLDPSLLETVDVTAGLKEDGIVIVNTEKSKEEVLEKLKKKPKKLALVDATTIALETLGLPITNTAILGAVAKATGLVKIESVENAIKDTFSGELGEKNAKAAREAFEKTQVFEV, translated from the coding sequence ATGATAGAGGTTCGTTTTCACGGGAGGGGTGGACAGGGTGCAGTTACAGCTGCTAACATTCTTGCAGAAGCTGCATTCTTAGAAGGAAAATACGTTCAAGCGTTCCCATTCTTCGGTGTTGAAAGAAGAGGAGCACCTGTTACAGCGTTCACAAGGATAGATGAGAAGCCAATAAGGATAAAGACCCAGATCTATGAGCCAGATGTTGTAGTTGTCTTAGACCCCTCGTTGCTAGAGACGGTAGATGTAACGGCAGGACTCAAAGAAGATGGGATTGTTATAGTTAACACAGAAAAGAGCAAGGAGGAAGTTCTTGAGAAGCTTAAAAAGAAGCCCAAGAAATTGGCTTTAGTTGATGCAACAACAATAGCTCTGGAGACTCTCGGTCTTCCAATAACAAACACAGCAATTCTTGGAGCTGTGGCAAAGGCTACAGGACTGGTTAAGATAGAGAGCGTCGAGAATGCAATTAAGGATACATTCTCTGGAGAACTTGGAGAGAAGAATGCAAAGGCCGCTAGAGAGGCATTTGAAAAGACTCAGGTCTTTGAAGTTTAA
- a CDS encoding transglutaminase-like domain-containing protein yields the protein MRRLLVLAIALMVLIAGCISRHEESSCTPTNDIIQALKCYIPEEIYLLREEASKIPGDNLEWKVWNILKWEDENLNYDETKESDIILKPSEFLMKRKGICTDYAVLTAGLLLASNITPVYLMIFHFAENPTLHAAIALNISGKLFILDQKLPPKRVDSYWFELAKKEGKIITFIEVYKVELGNVSKLKILIPTDFRLNKTDIDPEKFNKMLIYEFRRRTGLLPRRELEIMLPTGFTERKIMVFEFEDFRILYDSVFMQQYVSFIVEYMLRRVNGYKVFWISTSLKGDNLVVKLFLAK from the coding sequence ATGAGACGTCTCCTAGTTCTAGCTATAGCATTGATGGTTTTAATCGCTGGATGTATATCTAGGCACGAAGAGAGCTCTTGCACACCAACCAATGATATAATCCAGGCACTCAAGTGCTACATACCTGAAGAAATTTATCTTTTAAGGGAAGAAGCCTCTAAAATCCCTGGAGATAACCTAGAGTGGAAGGTGTGGAACATCCTAAAGTGGGAGGATGAAAACCTTAACTATGATGAAACTAAGGAGAGTGATATCATATTAAAGCCATCAGAATTCCTAATGAAGAGAAAGGGGATCTGCACAGACTATGCAGTTCTCACAGCGGGCCTCCTCCTGGCCTCTAACATAACACCAGTTTACTTAATGATATTTCACTTTGCTGAGAATCCAACACTTCACGCTGCAATAGCCCTTAACATATCGGGAAAGTTGTTCATACTAGACCAGAAGCTACCTCCAAAGAGAGTTGACTCTTATTGGTTTGAACTTGCCAAAAAAGAGGGAAAAATAATAACCTTCATAGAGGTGTATAAAGTAGAACTGGGAAACGTTTCAAAGCTGAAAATCCTAATCCCAACAGATTTTAGGTTAAATAAGACAGATATTGATCCTGAGAAATTCAACAAGATGCTCATCTATGAGTTCAGGAGGAGAACTGGCCTACTTCCAAGGAGAGAACTGGAAATTATGTTACCCACAGGCTTCACCGAGAGAAAAATCATGGTTTTTGAGTTTGAAGACTTCAGAATACTGTATGACAGCGTGTTTATGCAACAATACGTGAGTTTCATAGTTGAATACATGCTTAGGAGAGTCAATGGATACAAGGTCTTTTGGATATCAACCTCACTTAAGGGAGACAACCTCGTAGTTAAGCTTTTCTTGGCCAAGTAG
- a CDS encoding hydrogenase maturation protease, translating to MSVLIVALGNEVMGDDGVGIRVGRILKERGHKVEELGTDIFLLQAKYKGEKRIIIVDAVLSEKPGEVVHLKGEEIFEKLKAEIRSAHFMGAIDGLKLLMALDNRLKNAEIHFVGITIKEIKLGLEISDEVKRAIPKAVELIENILGEKA from the coding sequence ATGAGTGTCCTAATAGTTGCCCTCGGAAATGAAGTAATGGGGGACGATGGAGTAGGAATCAGAGTAGGCAGAATTTTAAAAGAGAGAGGGCATAAGGTAGAGGAGCTTGGAACCGACATATTCTTACTTCAAGCCAAGTACAAAGGGGAGAAGAGAATAATAATAGTGGACGCAGTTCTATCCGAGAAACCCGGTGAAGTCGTGCATTTGAAAGGAGAGGAAATCTTTGAGAAACTGAAGGCTGAGATCAGGAGTGCTCACTTCATGGGGGCAATAGATGGACTTAAGTTGTTAATGGCCCTCGATAATAGACTAAAAAATGCCGAAATTCACTTTGTTGGGATAACGATAAAGGAGATTAAACTTGGCCTTGAAATTAGCGACGAGGTTAAGAGAGCAATTCCAAAGGCAGTTGAGCTAATAGAAAATATATTGGGTGAAAAAGCTTGA
- a CDS encoding MFS transporter: protein MRIREATLIQGIREKTGKVRRNTIKRNILFFAVGMFFADMAWGIGYPYLSVYMKLIGGSMLFVGLLSVVYNLTSTVFQYPFGYLSDKSGKRKPFIILGVLSSGTTYCFAALITTPILLLALRAFQGTIGASLAPARSALISELSPRVGSMFGFFNFVENMGFMAGNFLGGYAVKSFGIKSAFIITSIISLVSLVFLLQIRERGRPRGNLNGIIIVKEGRESEKVELRGLAFKKLMAGKLGIFYISVLLAMMASGEVYSTVSVYFQEKFGEEYVGFLFGIDSLAAAIGSLFVGRLIDKYGEKVFYRLAIIGYILTFLGYTFANSVFLMSLVSILSGIKWAMLTSASSTYVAKRVPLSERGQGMGLLSTMMTLGWVIGPLLGGFLADKFGFTMMLYSTVPVLLLGFILTLKF, encoded by the coding sequence ATGAGGATCAGAGAAGCAACATTAATACAAGGAATCAGAGAGAAAACGGGAAAGGTTAGGAGAAATACCATAAAGAGAAACATCTTATTCTTTGCAGTAGGAATGTTCTTTGCAGACATGGCTTGGGGAATAGGATATCCGTACCTCTCTGTCTATATGAAACTGATTGGAGGGAGCATGCTCTTTGTAGGTCTGTTGAGTGTTGTTTACAATTTAACTTCCACAGTATTTCAGTACCCCTTTGGCTACTTATCGGATAAGAGTGGAAAAAGGAAACCTTTCATAATCCTAGGTGTACTATCCTCTGGGACTACATATTGCTTCGCAGCTTTAATAACTACCCCAATACTTCTTCTAGCTTTGAGAGCATTCCAAGGGACAATAGGAGCATCTCTCGCACCAGCACGTTCAGCTTTGATTTCCGAACTTTCCCCAAGGGTGGGTTCGATGTTTGGATTCTTTAACTTCGTTGAAAATATGGGATTCATGGCTGGAAACTTTCTTGGGGGATATGCAGTTAAGAGCTTCGGAATAAAGAGTGCATTCATAATAACATCAATAATTTCCCTAGTCTCATTAGTATTCTTGCTCCAGATAAGGGAGAGGGGACGACCAAGAGGAAATTTGAATGGAATAATAATAGTGAAAGAGGGAAGAGAATCCGAGAAAGTTGAGCTTAGAGGACTTGCATTTAAAAAGTTAATGGCAGGTAAACTTGGAATATTCTATATCTCAGTTCTTTTAGCTATGATGGCCTCGGGAGAAGTTTACTCCACCGTTTCCGTATACTTCCAGGAGAAATTTGGAGAAGAATACGTTGGTTTTCTCTTTGGAATAGACTCCCTTGCTGCCGCCATAGGATCATTATTCGTTGGGAGACTAATTGATAAGTATGGGGAGAAAGTATTTTACAGGCTAGCTATAATTGGATATATCCTAACCTTCTTAGGTTACACTTTTGCAAATAGCGTCTTCCTCATGAGCTTAGTCTCGATACTTTCCGGGATTAAGTGGGCAATGCTAACTAGCGCTTCATCAACTTATGTTGCTAAAAGAGTTCCTTTAAGCGAGAGAGGTCAAGGAATGGGCCTCCTAAGTACAATGATGACCCTCGGTTGGGTAATAGGACCCCTACTTGGAGGGTTCCTTGCAGATAAGTTTGGATTTACCATGATGTTGTACTCAACGGTACCCGTCTTACTTCTCGGCTTCATCTTGACGCTCAAATTCTGA
- a CDS encoding thiolase domain-containing protein, with protein MERAIIVGVGMTPVGEHWKSSLRDLAVEAILNAMDDAGIDRVDSLYVGNMASGAFVEQENLGALIADWAGLGNIPAVKIEAACASGGAAVQEGVKAVLSGLEDVVLVVGVEKMTDAWPSDATRYLAYASDAEWELFHGVSFVALNALIMRYYMKTYGYTEEDLALFAVNAHANGAKNPYAMFKKPITVETVMKSPYIADPLKLFDASPVCDGAAAVIITTPEKARELGIPKDKWVEVAGMGRAIDTINLANREDLLTLKAARIAAERAYKMANVKPEDIDFFEVHDAFTIMAALSLEALGAAEKGEGAKLAKEGQIAIDGDYPIQTMGGLKARGHPVGATGVYQTVEAVLQLRGEAPNGIQVPDADVGLTQNIGGTGSNITVTILRRV; from the coding sequence ATGGAAAGGGCAATAATAGTTGGCGTTGGAATGACTCCAGTTGGCGAACATTGGAAATCCTCACTTAGGGATTTGGCCGTTGAGGCCATTCTAAATGCCATGGATGACGCTGGAATAGACAGAGTTGACTCTCTTTACGTTGGTAACATGGCCTCTGGTGCATTCGTTGAACAAGAAAATCTTGGAGCACTAATTGCAGATTGGGCAGGATTAGGGAATATTCCAGCTGTGAAAATTGAAGCGGCATGTGCCTCAGGAGGAGCTGCAGTCCAAGAAGGTGTCAAAGCCGTTCTAAGCGGATTAGAGGATGTTGTGCTCGTTGTAGGAGTGGAAAAGATGACCGATGCCTGGCCAAGTGACGCCACCAGGTACCTGGCCTACGCGAGCGATGCCGAGTGGGAACTTTTCCATGGAGTTAGCTTTGTGGCCCTTAACGCACTAATAATGAGGTACTACATGAAGACATATGGATATACAGAGGAGGATTTAGCATTATTTGCTGTAAATGCTCATGCAAATGGAGCAAAGAACCCATATGCAATGTTTAAGAAACCAATAACGGTAGAAACTGTTATGAAGAGTCCCTATATAGCAGATCCATTGAAGTTATTCGATGCTTCTCCAGTCTGTGATGGAGCCGCCGCTGTTATTATCACAACACCAGAGAAGGCGAGAGAGCTTGGAATACCAAAAGATAAGTGGGTGGAAGTTGCTGGGATGGGGAGAGCAATAGATACGATCAACCTAGCTAACAGAGAGGATCTCCTAACCTTAAAAGCTGCCAGGATAGCAGCAGAGAGAGCTTATAAGATGGCCAATGTAAAGCCTGAAGACATAGATTTCTTTGAGGTTCATGATGCATTCACGATAATGGCTGCACTAAGCTTAGAAGCCCTGGGAGCTGCAGAGAAAGGAGAAGGAGCAAAGCTTGCCAAAGAAGGACAAATAGCAATTGACGGTGATTATCCAATACAGACAATGGGTGGACTAAAGGCGAGAGGCCACCCAGTTGGAGCAACTGGCGTCTATCAGACGGTAGAAGCCGTTCTACAACTAAGAGGGGAAGCTCCAAATGGAATTCAGGTTCCAGACGCTGATGTAGGCTTGACTCAGAATATAGGAGGTACCGGCTCAAACATCACGGTGACAATTCTAAGGAGGGTTTGA
- a CDS encoding Zn-ribbon domain-containing OB-fold protein, producing the protein MGRPMQVSRYWRHFKEKYRLIGGKCENGHVFFPKRPVCPVCGSRNIEDFEFSGKGKVITWTIVRNPPSGFEYYKPYPIALIQLEEGPIILAQLTDVEPEDIKEGMEVEMVTRKIREFDEDGIILYGYKFRPKLK; encoded by the coding sequence ATGGGCAGGCCGATGCAGGTTTCCCGTTACTGGAGGCATTTCAAGGAGAAGTATAGACTGATTGGAGGAAAGTGTGAAAATGGTCACGTTTTCTTTCCAAAGAGACCAGTCTGTCCAGTTTGTGGAAGCAGGAATATTGAAGACTTTGAATTTAGTGGGAAAGGTAAGGTTATTACCTGGACGATCGTTAGGAATCCACCAAGTGGATTCGAGTACTATAAACCCTATCCAATAGCCCTGATACAACTTGAGGAAGGTCCAATAATTCTCGCTCAGCTAACGGATGTTGAGCCCGAGGATATTAAGGAGGGCATGGAGGTAGAGATGGTAACCAGGAAGATTAGAGAATTCGACGAAGATGGCATAATTCTCTATGGTTACAAGTTTAGGCCAAAGTTAAAATAA